The genomic interval gacatctgatatccggacgattcctagatatgaatggggcttccccgCTCGTTCacgtgcaggatggaggcttgaaggggggcagtttgcatgacttgcagaagaaatcttttgctgttctgcaagcttttgtaacactttattgaccaagacaaattcctcatttattcctttttgcataataaagcacagcttgatccagaaattaatgaatgtctgggctcctacgttttttttttttgctttgtttgtcattaactcagtgaggattttatacagtaactgacatcatgctgcccaATATTTGTGAAGACAAActtctttcctaattgcatttaataaaataatgtacctgttccgacttacatacaaattcaacttaagaacaaacctacagtccttatcttgtatgtaacccagaggCTAGCTGTACAAATAGTTTGGCAAGACTTACGTGAGTAGCATATAGCTGTTATAGTTGGGATTTGTGTATgctttataatttgtttttgaagAGTTTATGTTTCTTTGTAGAGAAAGTAGCAATTTCCAAATAATAGCCAGATGTTAGGTTGGAAAAGATGTTGAGATCAGCATAACCTACTTGTGTGGTTTGCATTATCTTTCACAACCTTTCACAAACGTTTTGAGCCTTCCTTGTAGAAACGTCTGACAGGTAATTGAACACTATTCATATGTGGACATGCTTGAAACTGTAAGGGAAGGGAAACACTATTTTTTGTGGTTTGGTTGAAtgttatgaaataaaatacagttgGAACAGAGGAAACATCATGGACAAGAACTAAAACTAAAACTCAACTTTAGCAAGTCTTACTaaccagtaaattaaaaaaataatttggggcTTCAAAATCCAACTAGATGACACTTTTACAGTGTCAATCCTTGTAAGTATTGCTTGTTTGCAACGCCATGCtgcaaaaagttaaatttaaggAAGGGTAGTATGGCGCCCATCACATTTACCAAGTTTTGTAACAACAGTAGAATATATGGTTGGCAGGTTGAAGGTTATACTTATTAATAGTAATCATGTGCAGTTCAGCCTGATTTGATAAACTGCAAGATCAAAGCATAGTGTATACTGTCTCCCAAGAAACCATTCTTTCACATTGTTGCCTTCCCAAAGTaagtttatatttacctttttacctGGTTTTATGCTCTATTCTCAGTGGTATAAAGAATCGGGACACTTTATCACTCCGTTGCTTTGTGGTACAGCAAAATGTAGcatgtatatttgtaatatagaTAAAAGAGCTAAAAACTAACCATGATATAAGGTTATACAGTCACGTGTTTGAGAGGAGATTATAAATCCTTTTAGTATTATAGACGTACTGTAGGAACAGAAGTAGGCTACCTATGCATTTATGTGTTGACAGTTTCCAGGACTAGGTTGTGCTGGTGCATTGCATCCCATCCTTCACTAGCAGTCTCATTGCAGATAATGAAGAATGATCGTCCTATGTCCTCAGTATACagtaaacaaaatcattttttatatttctgagaATAGGCTACAATGTGTGTacttgtttttgttgtattaGCAGTAGTCAGAGACGTAGACCAGCATCAAAGCCTTGGTGCctacatgttattattattattattaaacaggatttatatagcgccaacatattacgcagcgctgtacatacatgtGGGGTTTATAAGGTGTGAATGTACTTTATATACCTGCGTGCATCTTTTGCACAGAATTTACATTTTCTAGAGATAGCTTTACAGCCTCCAAACCCTAGATACTTTGATATGCTTATACCTATTGATTGGTCAATGAGACCCTTTTATATTAATAGCTCAATAAAGGAGTGGTTGGAGGCGATTTCAATCTCTAAATAAGTATTTACTAACATAGATATTAGGGGGGCTTGGGTTCAGGGGTATCCGCCAGAGCTGTCTTAACAATATTGATGAGCAAAGGACCAAATCAACTGACCTGGTTTCGCCATACCTGGGCCCCCCTCTGGTATCCATGCTTTACAGTCTGAATCTCAGCCAGTAAAGCTGCACGCTCATCTTGATATGTCTGCTCTTAGGGaggtatgtacattttaaaaagtgtagAATGATATTCAGGATCACCTGCACCCAAAGCAGCTGTGCTGCACCAGCAGTACTTTTTGGGACCTTATTTTGTGTAAGgaacatagaaatattttatacacaagcctaatacagtgctcaacccagaaatttttttttagctgggtaggaagaaattttaggtggtggcagcccatgtattgtgacctaactctttagtaaccatccaaaaacagccgggtggtgcacccagctaaaaggggctggggagaacactgctaataATATACACTGTTGAAACACTCAAGTCAATTCAAGTCAAGTAAACTTCTAGGATATCAGTCTCATTGTGAATCATAAGTAATTGTTAGCCAGTTTTACCTGCTTTGCTGCAAATGAAAGCAACCACAGGTAGACAGGGGGCCAACAGCAATCCATCCCCCAAAGAGTGAATGGTTTTACCACAGACCATTTCCGTATTCTTCCTGACTAATTTTTGTTTACCTGTCTTTCATTTTGCTAGTGTCTTTGGTACTGAACTAGCATGATGTGGTTCTTGCAGCTTATTTAGATTGCACAAGCAGTCATACAGGATGACGTATCCATACAGGCAATGGCAAGAAGGGTTGCTGTGTCTCTCAATACAGTTGCAAGTATAGAGGAGATACCAGAAAACGGGCCTTTACAAAGGCCCACAGCACCATCCACCATGACTAGTTTGACAGTTGCTGATCTGGGGGGGCATATTCCTGGAGGGCCACACAGACCTCCACATGCTAGGTACTGCTGTTAGGTACCGGGTTGAATTCCTCGGACCCATTTAGAGATTTTAAACTGGTGCAGTGGGGTCTGAGTTCACATGGTGAAGGACAGTTCCCAAAGTCTTGTGGCCACAGTTTGTAGGCAGTTCCCACATGACACAGACATTGATGCCACTGATTGGCCCCCACATTCCCCAGACCTGAATCCAATAGAGAATCCAATTCCTTTGTTgcatcatgggcctgatttaataaagctctccaagactagagacaATCGACTATCATGGaaaatgctgggtgatccaggaaacctgaaatggatctggtccaggattaggaacatttcccaactaatggcacatcattttttaaagaaatccattataggtttgtTCAATCCCCCAGgttcccattatagtctatcttctccaatgtGGGAGAACTTTAATTATGTAGGCCCTATGTGTTGGTGTAGTGCCACGTATGCACTACATGTTGTCCAGGAGATAACCAATGCTATGATCCAGGTCCGGGATTGCTTTGTTTATACTTTAGATctcacatttattaattttaatttattacaattacagTATACAGTCAATTGTATATATAGTAACAACTGACAGTATACAGGTGTAGAATATTTGGAGATGCCACCTGTAGAGTATAGAAATAcaattgttgaattttttttttttttttttttaaaatatttctttctttttctttaattatggtgGAATAAAGGTCTTAATGGCGGCACCACTATTACATCTCTAATGTCTCATCAGACCCAAGATCGTGACTACTTGCCTAAGATATGAAAGCTTTTTGGTGGACCTTTTTAGATGCAATTTGGTCTCTTTTACATTCACAGTTTTTACACTCAGTCACAAAGATCTGAAATCTGCTGAAGTGGGTGattgttaaataaacataatttaaaaaaaacactgaactacCAATGTATTAGACACAATTTTCAAATCTCCCGTCAAGAAAATGCCACTGCACAAGGAATTAAGGaatagcttttattttgtttttcatttgataTTGATGGGTCACCTTTCAAACTGTCTTCTTCAGTTAGAAATCTGATTTCCTACAATATTGAGATACCTTATAAGCAAACTTGCTTTTTACTCTCATAGCGAAACAACCTTTTTTTCAGGAAACAGtatattattgtcattttgttATGTGGGACTGTAATTGGGTTTCAATGACGGAAAAATATTTGGCAGACTCGCTGAAAATGTTTAGCTTAAGATAATCCTGTCCTCCCTGGCATAGAGTGCTCTTGGTACATTTCCGCTATTGTGCacaacaaaagatttcttttcgAGCCGTAAGCCTAATATCTAATAGGCAAGCAGCTCTATTATTAAGGACCTACCAAAcaacaaaatactttcttgtaatagAATTTCCATCATCGCTCTCTAGTGTCAACCTGTGTAAATAGGAGGATCTGGGCTGTAGTGTCTCTTAGACCGATACTTGACCTAAAAGTGGCATGCAGAGTGACAGGATTGGCAGCTCTCCCACCTATTCATAGAACTCAGTAGCGCAATATTCTTAAATAATCTCATGGCTAGCTTTATCTTGGAGCAAAAGCTATGATTTGTGTGTCCCTGTAGGGCACACATCTGAAGCTTGTCATGTAACACCAACCTATTTACTACATTTTATCTCTCTGCTTTGTTCATTTCAAACTTTATATATAGCACAGAATGCAAATTAGTATTCTGTTACTATGTTTTCTTTctgataatggccctgatttaaaaacgtccttcaaggctggaaagaatacattttcatcagtgaagctgggtaatccagcaaacctggaatgcacttgattcataattaaaaacatttgctaacaaatgactatTCTgggccattccaggtttgctggatcacccagcttcattgatgaaaatgtatcctctccagccttggatctGAGCCAATGTTGCTAGAGAAAATGGAACTTCACATTTATTATTAGCCAATTCCAAGCCAATTCACTCTACTTGTCCACCTTTGCTAAAGTTGTCCACAACACCACTCAGTAACTTTCCTACCTTTCATAGGACCTCTCTTTAAGTTTCAATCACAACCCACAGTACAGCCAATTGGTACATGGTTCTGACTCTATGTAGGTATAAGCAGGTTTAGAATGAGCTCTCTAATATGAAACTCAACTAGTTCCCCTAGTTCTCCTTACTTTGTCCAGTCTGGTCTTTTAGGGCCTCTTGAAATATTATAAGTTTGATATGCCATATGATTTTTTGTGATTAGGCATGAGATTTTCAGCAGTGGGATTAAGTGGTAAAACGTTCTCAACCACTATGTTGGCTTGAAAAAAGGACCCTGCATGACCCCAAAACATTAGCTTTTCAACATGATGTGACATTGCTTTTATATTGAAGCAATAGTCCTGTACTGTGAGGTCGCGGTAACTTTGTCTTCTGTCAAATCTTGAACAAAAACACATTCCtgcaattaacatttaaataattcatttccactctttttttctttttttcacaacaaTCACTTATTTGTATCCTTGAATgaattgtttccttttaaataatcatttttctgAAAAGTGTCCAGCAATCATACATTAGTCTCCCACAGTAGCACAAAAAGATAGAGACCTTTGTCAATATCTGATATTAGAAAGCCCTATTCTTGGTCCCCACATGGTGCTTGTTTGTttccatggacctgatttattaaagctccccaaggctggagaggattcacatCACCAGTGacgatgggtgatccagcaaatttgaaatggatctggtgcaggatttaaaacatttgctaactagattgctagatcatccagcttcactgatgaaagtgtatcctctccagccttggagagctttaataaatcaggctccatgttTTTCCAGTCCTGAGGTTTCCCCATCAGACCATATTTTCAATATTGATTAGATATAAATCTAGACTACATGACatgaaattgaaaaacaaaatatttacgcCCTTGATTCATCCTTGTTGGTATTCTTTAGTTCCTCCGGTCTCTTTCTTGTCTACTTGCACTTGGTCCAAGATCCGTTGCATGCCATTGCTCTTGAAGTTGACCCTGCCAATTGTAGCCACCACTCTGAGTTCAAGTAACACATGGAAATGAAGGAACACGATTTGAAAATGGAGACAAAATACCACCCAAGAACATAAAGGAACTGAACAAGGAACCTTGTGTCGGGGCTTCTAGATTGTGTTTTAATTAAAAGCTTTAGGTTTAAAAAGAACAACTTTTTACATATCTTTAATTTGGTAAAACATATATGAGATTTTCTCTTTAAACAGTTCAGCTCTCACTCCTgcatatatacatactttttatagaccagagcattttttttttactgaatccACGGTCAGTATTCAATTACCGGTATTAAATGtatcaaagatatatatatatatatatatatatatatatttgccaaacAATGCTTTCCCTTGGCAATATAgtcaggaaaaaaacactttttaaattaaaaaaaaggaggtaaGGAACATGATTATTTAGGGCTTATTAGGGTTAACTAAGGACTTACTAAGGGTTTAActaagaacacataaaaacaaaaaagacagaagttgaCATAACTGACCTCATACGCAGAACGAAGATGCTATGAATAAACCAGAGCAGTtacaatgtgtaaaaataatatttactacaTCATTACTCTTCTTGACACAGCAAACTCTGTTCTGAAAGTGTAAATTTACACATACTTTACAAAAGCTGGCTGCCATTTGTGTATAAATGCTTGTGGAGAGCTGGCATTCTACACTTGACCAAAGTATCTAGATAaagttttttggggtttgttttgcATGTCCAGCAATCATTTGGATGAGCTTGATATTGGCTAATGCCACTGGAACCCAATGTAACAGGTATTGTGAGTCATTGCTAATAAATAACAGGATACACACTGAGTTTTATGTTTAGCAACAAAATAGGTTACTTGTTTCATTTTACAAGATGAAATCTTATTAGTCGTTATATGTAACGTCTGGCGCTCCAGTTTTAATTGTCCCATCAGAAAGAAATGCGAGCTGATGATTTAGGCTGCGTACGCACAAGAGATAGTCATCGCCTGAAACCaacagttgtgctcatctcggacaagaatctgatacatgtacagcagtcacccAAAATGGATTGTCAATCTGCCAGAGGGAATCCATGAACAACAATTAGGAATGACCGCTATCTAaatcaatggaggagagcacagcggggtgccacctGCTcaacctcccctctccatagagtagaatgggcactgtgtacagcactcattcgttcatctgtttCTAGAAATGAGCATGAAAGTTTGCCTACAGTGACAAAAATCTTATGTGTGTATGAAGTTTGACTTTTCAGCCCTAGGAGCATAGCTAGAATTTAAGACTGTGTAAACACCtttaataattgtcgttggaaaggatctttcatgattctttccaacgacaaaagactgatcaagtggtgtacatacagcgccgttctgctctatagagaggggagggggagaacgacaatGCGGCCctctgctgcgctctctcctcttcgcTTCTATTACTATCTTTAATCAtcagccaggacagatccatgaacgatgagcgctgtacacacaccagattctcgtcctatatcagccctgaggcgattatcggacaagaatcatctttGTGTGTACCCAATCTAAGACTATGAGGTTTCGCGAAGAAAGTCCTATAGGTATTAAAAAGGTCTGTGGGTGAGTTCATTTGCTAGCTTTAACCTTAAACCAAAATGATCAAACTAAATGGACAGCTGTATGATATCAGTTCCATTGGATTATCTCTGCATGGttgacaaattctttttttaccctttttttcagTCCATAGTTTCTGCTGATATGGATGCAAACCAGATTGAGGCCTTTCTGACAGCCCAGACTAAAAAGCAAGGAGGAATCACAGCTGAACAATCTACAGTCATTGCTAAATTTTGGAAAAACCACAAAAAGAAGATTCGGGAAAGCATGATCAATCACACCAGATGGGAAAATACCCTCAAGGGCTTAAAATGGAGGATTGATGTAAAATCAAATTCCAGGTACTCAGACCAAGTCAACAATTCTGCTGCTGCTGTGGTAGAGATGGAGATCGGGACAAACGACAAGGTAAGCAACATCTCAACCTATTAGTGTTCTGCACACAAAGCCCCTCATTGGCAGGTGTTGGGATTATTATGTTGTACATCTTGCTCTTTGGATCCTGGCAAGGTTCAAAAGGACCTGTTACATCCTGCTAAGCAAGCAAGATGCTTTGTTTTGGCTTTGCAAGGCCTCATTTTGTTCTCCAATTTTAATAAGCATTTTGTTAATGAGACTTGGCAAATCTGTATATCATGGAATTACTTGCTGTTTGCAAGTGTTATAAATGTGGATAATGAAACATCTAGAACAAAAtggcaattaatattatttaaagtacGCAGGTGAAACATCATATTTAGAAAGATGTGGCTTTTTGTGTACGACAACCGAAAAAACAGTTCAAATATCAATTTATTAAAGtatcataataaaaattaatttaaatacattttcaaaacacCTATCGGTGTAGGCCAATTAAAAGCATAAGCCAAAAACGATGACGCATTTTGCAGAACAACGTCTGCTTTATCAGATGAAAGAACGTTATGGAGATTGGTCTAGGCACATATATGGTTCAAAGCAACATTTTTGATTCTGAAATGTTGCTACAACTCCAGATGTCCgaagataatattttaaatgtcagcATCCATAAAAATATTCAAAGAGGTCCCTTATAATCACCACCTGAGTGCTCCAAATTGGCTATTAGCCTTATTGCAGGTTGATGCTTGTCAGTATTGATCACCCAATACTAAGGCTAGTGTTAAATCAGGAGGAACCCATAAATCAAATCATAGATGTACGTCCTACCACTCACCCTCAGGCTAAATGCGAGGGGAGGAAGACACCATGAGGGCGGATGTAATCAAAGAAATCAGTCAAGCTCGTTGCGCTTGTGCGGTCGTTATCACACTTTACACTAAAAATAATACCACATACTGGTCTAAAGCTGCAAAGTGATTGACCAAATGTGTTAGGGAGCTTCTTTTGCTTGCCAAAGGTTTTGTATTACTGTTCATCAAGTTTCTGAgatttacaaagtaaataaattaaagaatgCACTGCAAATATCGCCCTTGCACAGGCTGCTGATTAGAAAATGAAAGAACAGTGGACAACTGATGTTGTATTAATAATCTCTTGTAATTATGCTTactggacaacccttttatgtaaggtaaaaattctgtttaattgtttaaaaaaaaaaaaaaaaaaaaaggtgcaacaccGCCcctctaggcgatcgagaatgaatgggagcgcagagcctcccgggatacctacgccacgcatcccaggaggccaGGATaacacaggacccgatggaagaaacctctggaccaatcgactgcttttccagattgaaggtaagtg from Pyxicephalus adspersus chromosome 4, UCB_Pads_2.0, whole genome shotgun sequence carries:
- the COMMD1 gene encoding COMM domain-containing protein 1 isoform X4 yields the protein MDANQIEAFLTAQTKKQGGITAEQSTVIAKFWKNHKKKIRESMINHTRWENTLKGLKWRIDVKSNSRYSDQVNNSAAAVVEMEIGTNDKQTEFLCLEFNETKMNEMLKKLSEVEESLAALTKIS
- the COMMD1 gene encoding COMM domain-containing protein 1 isoform X1; translation: MADTEKIKSLSGLLKGIAQSKYYGNTEINEELLKRELYPDLPLDEFRALHDKMQGIIKSIVSADMDANQIEAFLTAQTKKQGGITAEQSTVIAKFWKNHKKKIRESMINHTRWENTLKGLKWRIDVKSNSRYSDQVNNSAAAVVEMEIGTNDKQTEFLCLEFNETKMNEMLKKLSEVEESLAALTKIS
- the COMMD1 gene encoding COMM domain-containing protein 1 isoform X2 — translated: MADTEKIKSLSGLLKGIAQSKYYGNTEINEELLKRELYPDLPLDEFRALHDKMQGIIKSIVSADMDANQIEAFLTAQTKKQGGITAEQSTVIAKFWKNHKKKIRESMINHTRWENTLKGLKWRIDVKSNSRYSDQVNNSAAAVVEMEIGTNDKVVTSWFPDLPVQCHKKREA
- the COMMD1 gene encoding COMM domain-containing protein 1 isoform X3, whose product is MADTEKIKSLSGLLKGIAQSKYYGNTEINEELLKRELYPDLPLDEFRALHDKMQGIIKSIVSADMDANQIEAFLTAQTKKQGGITAEQSTVIAKFWKNHKKKIRESMINHTRWENTLKGLKWRIDVKSNSRYSDQVNNSAAAVVEMEIGTNDKCFLFYLDHHEFDLQ